One region of Mus musculus strain C57BL/6J chromosome 15, GRCm38.p6 C57BL/6J genomic DNA includes:
- the Syngr1 gene encoding synaptogyrin-1 isoform X1, whose protein sequence is MNQDPVKIMVMVFSIVVFGSIVNEGYLNNPEEEEEFCIYNRNPNACSYGVTVGVLAFLTCLLYLALDVYFPQISSVKDRKKAVLSDIGVSAFWAFFWFVGFCFLANQWQVSKPKDNPLNEGTDAARAAIAFSFFSIFTWAGQAVLAFQRYQIGADSALFSQDYMDPSQDSSMPYAPYVEPSAGSDPAGMGGTYQHPANAFDAEPQGYQSQGY, encoded by the exons GTCTTCTCCATCGTGGTCTTCGGCTCTATCGTGAACGAGGGCTACCTCAACaacccagaggaggaggaggagttctgCATCTACAACCGCAACCCCAATGCCTGCAGCTACGGTGTGACTGTGGGTGTGTTGGCCTTCCTCACCTGCCTGCTCTACCTGGCGCTCGATGTGTACTTCCCGCAGATCAGCAGTGTCAAGGACCGCAAGAAGGCCGTGCTCTCTGACATCGGTGTCTCGG CCTTCTGGGCCTTCTTCTGGTTCGTgggtttctgcttcctggccaacCAGTGGCAAGTCTCCAAGCCCAAGGACAACCCTCTGAACGAAGGGACGGACGCAGCCCGGGCTGCCATcgccttctccttcttctccattTTCACGTGG GCGGGCCAGGCTGTGCTAGCCTTCCAGAGGTACCAGATTGGCGCCGACTCGGCCCTCTTCTCCCAGGACTACATGGACCCCAGCCAGGACTCCAGCATGCCTTATGCACCCTACGTGGAGCCCAGCGCTGGGTCGGACCCTGCTGGCATGGGTGGCACCTACCAGCATCCAGCCAACGCCTTTGATGCTGAGCCTCAGGGCTACCAGTCGCAGGGCTActga
- the Syngr1 gene encoding synaptogyrin-1 isoform X2, translated as MNQDPVKIMVMVFSIVVFGSIVNEGYLNNPEEEEEFCIYNRNPNACSYGVTVGVLAFLTCLLYLALDVYFPQISSVKDRKKAVLSDIGVSAFWAFFWFVGFCFLANQWQVSKPKDNPLNEGTDAARAAIAFSFFSIFTWSLTAALAVRRFKELTFQEEYNTLFPASAQP; from the exons GTCTTCTCCATCGTGGTCTTCGGCTCTATCGTGAACGAGGGCTACCTCAACaacccagaggaggaggaggagttctgCATCTACAACCGCAACCCCAATGCCTGCAGCTACGGTGTGACTGTGGGTGTGTTGGCCTTCCTCACCTGCCTGCTCTACCTGGCGCTCGATGTGTACTTCCCGCAGATCAGCAGTGTCAAGGACCGCAAGAAGGCCGTGCTCTCTGACATCGGTGTCTCGG CCTTCTGGGCCTTCTTCTGGTTCGTgggtttctgcttcctggccaacCAGTGGCAAGTCTCCAAGCCCAAGGACAACCCTCTGAACGAAGGGACGGACGCAGCCCGGGCTGCCATcgccttctccttcttctccattTTCACGTGG agcctgacaGCAGCCCTGGCCGTACGCAGATTCAAGGAGCTTACCTTCCAGGAGGAATACAACACACTGTTCCCTGCCTCCGCACAACCGTAG